CTGAAAAGAATTCTGTTGCAGCTTCAATCTCGTCTATGGTATACTTTCTGTATCTGACATCTGAATGTGCGAGAGCATCAAGTGCCTTGCTTTTCTCTGCTGATTCTCTATGTGCTTTTTTTTCTGCATTAACTCTTTTTTGTGCTTCAATTTCTGCTATCCTCTGAGCTGCCTCAGCAGCTTCAATGGCTGCTCTGGATTTAGCTTTCTCCTGTTCTACAATTGCCAATGCAGCCTCCTCAGCTAGTCGTGCCTCTTCTAATCTCCGCTCTTCTTCCATTTTCCATAGCTGCAACTCTCTTGCCTGGAATGCAGTCGTTAGTGTATCATAAATTATTCTGAAGGTGGAATAGAAAGTTAGACTGGTACCTTTTGTTTTGCTGTGAGTGCTTCCTTACAGGCTGTACTATACATTTCCATGGTTTGCTTGAGCTCAAGCTTTAGCCTTCTCATTTCATCTTCCACGTCATCAATCGGCTGTGATGCTGTGGAGAGCCTATCACTCTCGTAAGACATTATTGACAACTCTGATGGAGGGCCAAAGTCTATTGATTTCCTTCCATACTGCATGGACTCATAGCTACAGCTGCTGTCCATGTCAGAGACATTGGACAGGCGATTGGTGGTGCGACCTACTTCTGCGGCATCGTAGAAGGCAGGAAACAAGCGGTCAACACTTGGTCTGCCAGAGCTGACAAAAGAAATATCAGTATCTGGAACAGAGAGCTCCCCATATGATTTGGCATTGTATCCTTTCCTAGTGAAGGGGGACTTGAAGAACTCAGACTCATCACTGGATCTTCGAGGTGGCTCCAATGGTGGCCTTTCAGAACCTGATACATTAAATTCCAGGGATATATAAGCAAGAGATATCAACAGAAATGGCAAGGGAAAAGAATGCTAGTATGCAACAAATTAATGACCTTTTCTATTACATGGGATCTGGGGAACTGGCTCCACAGGAGCTGGTTTTGTACTGCCTTGATTAAAAAGTTGGGTATGAAGAGGAGAGGTAGCAGGAGCAGGGCGAGAGGCAGATCGTGTGGATTGAATCTTCCCTTTGGATATGACGTAAACAGTAGAAAAATCGGGTGCTCCCTTTAAAATGCTACCTGGCACATCTGTGACCTTGAATCTTCTGAGGAGAAACTGTAGCTAGGTAaagaaaaagattttttttggggggtgcaatttttataaatggagGAATATTATTCAAGAGAGGTACGTGCCTAAGAAAGCCTGTTTTGTTGGAGGCACCAACAATTAAAGTCTCAATTGCTGCGTGAGAAGCATATTCAATTATAGCTTTTGCAATGTCTGTGTCTTCGAGCACCACATCTTTGCATTGAATCTGGTGTCAATGGATTGAATCTAAATTTACaaattcattctctctctttttaCTAAGAAAATACAATGAAATTAAAATCATTTACATCTTTACGTGAACAAAAGCAGCGGAATGGAAGGAACAGCTCCCTGGTCTGCGGATCTTGGTCCCTGCATGCGAGCATACACTCTGCACTGGCATCTGAAATTCGGTTTAGCCCTGAAACCAAAAACACAAGAACTTTGAGAAAGATTTCAATGTCGTAATATTAAATGTCTGAGCGGGACGTACTCGGGGTAGAAAGGTGATGTGAGGAACCCTGAGACGAGGACTTGACTTTAACATGGATTAGAATAATCCCCTGTCCTCGCTGCAGAACATGGTCAATTGCCCATTTTAAGGCATTTTGGCTGCTTTTGTCCTTGTCTACTGCGACAGCAACTAATCCATTTCCAGATCCTTCCCTTTTCTCTGCATGGGTTCTCGCCATCCACATTCTTAATGTGGCCCGGCGTAACTAGGTACTGCTGGTTACTTTATTTCttgttaaatataaataatatgaaaaaaaaaatgtatatacAGAAAACAAAACACCTTTAGGATCTCTTCTTTCTCTCCCTAGACCAGGAGGACGAGACAGAGAAAGAGAGCCCCCAGTGTGCGTGCTTCAATCGTATGTCAAATCATCTGTTTTTTGTTCTTCGATTCGGCAACAAAAAGAAGAGAGCCTTAGTTGCATCTTTCCTAAATTAGGGGAtcagaactttttctttttttaactgTTCTTGACTTATTCAAAGCATCCATTTCCTCCAGTGTCTCCTAAACTCCTTAATTACCGGCAATGGCAACGCAATGCATTTAGTGGAAGCCCAGCATTGGCGGGCAGTCGGGTCAGGTGCTTAGACTTTGGAAGCTCAGAGATATACTACTAATCAATTCTGCTAGTGTCCGTAACGGATTATGTTGCTTTGCACTAGAGTCCTTTAATTAAATAGATGCAAttcttataataattaatgaatggCGATGAGAATTCGTgctatattattatcactagtATCAATCTCCTCAGTCTCTCAAAAAACCAACAGGCTCTCCTATAATCCACACGCCATATTTGGAGGATCTTCAAACAAGCAAAACATTGCAACAACCCCTTGATCAAGGAAACCAAGGAGACAGCACTACCAAAGGATCAAATTCACTAGCTCAGCTACAAGCAAATTATCACTCTACTCAGATAGTCAGAttaggtatatcatgaggcgcTTTACCAGTTTTACGCCTTCAAATAAAGCCCAAAGCTCCGTTATTAACGAAAACAGCTCTCCCAATGAGCAACACAATACTGATAAGtgattatataatttttctttaagaaaataaacaaattagAAGTCAACTATATTGTTGCCCCTAGTGAAGGAAGCCGCTAATACCGTGGCAATTATATATCaaaacaacttttttttttgttatgacTCTTGTCCGTCGCTAACTTTTTGTGACAAAATTTGTCCTGTCGCTACATGTCGAAAATGCCCCTTTAGATATGCAATCAAAGATAATTGAATTTCAAAAACCCAAATACTGAATTTACTTTTTTACAAACTAAAcaaaattgaattgaaccaatttattttaattttccatTTCTCAGCCGCAAACTAAAAAAGCAAATATTACATATTAgaagaattgaaaaaaataaaataaaacaaaatccttcttcctttctcaaAAACAAAGAACACAAGCAGCCCACCGTTACAGATCACATCCACCAttacagatcataaaaatagaaaaactaaataaaactaaattcttTAGATTTCAAGAAAATCCATTAACACATCTCAAAATGAACTATcaatattatcttaaaattacaaaatcacAAACAAATGAAAAGACAAATAGATCCAGATGCACAAGCAAACAAACCTCTTGACGCTAATTGGCCTTGCCGACTGGAATCCCGACTCGCAACTACGATTGGCTCATAGCAGCAGCGCCCACTTGCAGTAGACTTGCAAATACAATTAGCTCGCAGCAATAATGACTAGCTCACAACAACGCCCGCTTGCAACAGACTCGCAACGACTGGCTCGTAGATACGACAACTAGCTTGGGGTGTGTCGTTCGACCCTCCGCAGTGGACCCAACTCAGTCATGCAAACCCACAAATCCCATTCATGCAAGCAGTGACTGACCTAGAAATTTAAATTAGCGAATCTAATCTCGATTTTCAGcaaaatttttaagtttatttattttacaaaattttttttttaatatagatattaaaaataaaatttatatatataaaattttactagttaaatgaattttctaatctaattttttttaatttaaatagtttaatttattacgactatttaattttatctatatttataatttattttttaaataaaattaatctaactcataatttattaaactcattttttaaaaatttttttctatatttaaataatttatgaaaatattaaataatctaactattattcatagtatttttttaaaaaaataaaaatttatttttcataaatttaaataatctaatataatctaatatataagtttaattgcataaataaaaataattattattaattattattattaaaaagtgattgtaaaaaataaatataaataatttagcttataaatatttttaaaatgaaaaaatattagcATATTTTGAAGTTGAAATATCAAAgattaaaagttaatttttgaATTGAAATAGAATAGAATAGtttattgtataaaaataatatttagtattGTGATTTTATTTATCTTAGAATGATTAttaagtttataaattttaaaaatttattagttcttctttatattaaaattatacgaATAAAAACAtcactatattttaaaaagttaagttgtttagtaatttattaaaaaattattagtaaaaatttatttaaacttggtaaaaaaataaataatataaatattttacaatatgcatatttaaaatgatatgaattaaaaatataaatatttaatataggtagtgatataatttttaaatagaaatgaattaataaatttttttaagatttagagatttaataataagtttttatttatttatttagagtttaaaaaaattaattgaaaacacttagataatttaaaaaatttcaaagactaaatactaaataatatttatatttaaaattatatgaaataaaaatataaatatttaatatagattaatggtataatttttaaatagtgataaactaataaattttttaaaaatttagagatttaataatagtttttatttaaaatttaaaaaaaaaattatctaaacgCATATTgataatttagaaaattttaaaggaTCACAtcgtatttaaaattatataaattaaaaatataaatagatgaaataatacatttttaaaaaatttaataataagttttttatttatttaaaattaaaaaattatctaaataattataagtaatttaaaaaatttcagaatGTTCATGACCCTTTATCCCACCCTGAATCCGTCGATGCTtgcaaggaagaaaatggaaaaaaagaGAAGGGATTGCGACTCGAAAGTAGAAGAAATAGTATGGGATTGTTTTGTAGATGAGATGAGGAAAAAGGAGGAAGGAGATGAAGGGCTGTTCGTAGTTTGAGCTACGGAGGAAGACAAATGATCTTAAAACGTAGGGCTGTTCGGTTTAACGGTCATATACATTTGATAGATATGATATAGCTAATAAGCGACTAAAACATTTTAAACTTTgttaaaatatgtaaaatttatgttattaatatgtaaaataaggaataatatatatatatatatatatatatatataattaataatttattatataatatacacagtattaaaaaatataattgcatatataatataattttttaatgtatatgtgtatttttataatatttatatttattttataaatatatataatttattaatatatattaaaatttattttattataaaaatttataattaataattattaaaaaaataattattttgaaggAGGCTAAAATGGTTCAGGTGGCATGGCATTTATATTTCGTTGCTTGGCAACCAAGTGGTTTAGGATGAGTAACTGCCAACACAGATGGTAATGTGAATTCTCATGATGGAGGTTGTGTTGGAACTATTTTGGTCGTTGGTTTGGTAGTTTTACGCTTGTTTTGGATAGATGTGATTCTTTTGAAGTGGTCGCTAGTTTAACGGTTTTACGCTTGCTTTGGATATATGTAATTCTTTTGAAGCGGAGTTGTGGGAGATTTATAGTGTTTTAAGGTTGGTTTGGGACAGAGGTAGGAAGAAGATTGAATTACAATCAGCTGCTGTGGCTTTAGTGCAAAGAAAAGGTCAATGAGTTTTCAGAATTGCtaatttattaagaaatatCAATAGTTTTTTGTAGTAAAATTGGGAGGTGAAAGTTAAAAAGATTTTTAGAGAAATTAATAGTGTTGTGGATCATTTTGCGAGATTAGCAGTGACAGGAGAGACTGAATTTGTGTGGTTGAATAATCCTGCTAAATGCAGATTGTATTGAAATTGTTTGgtctaaattaatataattgaacCTCTCCctcctataaaaaaaaataaatttggttaagtttattaacttttcactcaattaatcaaattaaattaaaaaattaattttttataaaataataaaatcaatataaaactaaacaataaaaaatgtgaattaaatcaatttattcGATTTAATTGTCGATTAAAATCGAGGTCCACCTCTAGTTATAGGTAtgcaaattatattattatattgtaaattaattaaaacactaattaaaatatcaaaaccaACGCtatttattcattaaaaaaagaattttttttaattaacactCCTTATacgttaattaataaaaaaaaataaaaacaacatGTTGTGATAATCTAATTACAATAATAAACCAAGTTTATCATGTTGTGATAAtctaattaaaatgtttaaatattagtataatttgcTAAACTTTCAGAATTCGTAAAAGACTTAtccaattttttaattaataaattgttaattcatatttaaatcTTGGTATAATTTgctaaaatttcagaattcgtAAAAGGCTTAtccaattttttaattaatacattGTTAATTTCATATCacgataataaatattaaaattaattgtaaaaattttatagtaatattaattttattgttatataaattaacatatagtaataatataaataattgattagtgataaaaaaatacaataatcatgaaaatgatggatattaataaaaaaaataacagcAATATTTATTtcgtcaataatttttttttattgcaaaatagaTGCAGCTATAATTTTATAGTATCTACCTATAgcctttatattataaatactatAAACTAATATTTTTGGTAGTAAAAATTTTTTGCTTTTAAGCTCTATTGGTTttaggaaaataatttttatttaaaaattatttttttatgaaaaatattttctaataaaataaattattttttattgtttaattttaatctaaaaaataaaatatattaatataacttatgtatagaaattttaataagatattcaaaatgcaaaaaataattttttttttcaactaacTTAATTTTTCTGGTAATTaggaaaataatttttgttaaatttttcttgaatatcccaaaaaataaaatttatttttcttgaaaaattatttttatcaaacaAACGGagctttaattttattattttttttatagcgATCTTCCTTGAGTTGGATTTGTAATTGGTATTTTTGATATACTGGTTTGCTATTTGAGTTTTTTAACTATAAAAGATTGTGTTCATTATAAATCAAGTTGGGATTTATCATTTAGgtctatataaatttaatgatcAGGtgggttatatatatatatatacatatcgaACAGTTTTGTATTGGTATAGAAATCATATGTATGAGAACTTTAGgtcaaattcaaaattaattttaatttgattttgccAACTAATAAGTGAATACCATCTGATAAAATGTATAAATTTCTAATATATCGTACCATAAATGCAGATCTTCATGCCTGTTGCTACCTATTACTAGAAATGTCAATTTTTGTCTCAATTTACAAATTTAAGCTCTTTGCCAGCCTCTTCCTCGTAGTACTTATCTTCTATGTTTGCGAAGATGAGAAGAGAATTGGTAATTCAAAAGCTTTCGCTAAGTTAAAACAAAGAccgtagtttttttttttttagaaaaaaaaaaaaggaataaaatttgtttttttttttttttttggaaaaaatcatGTCCATCCTCATGAACCTTGGGATGTCTCTTGATTCTCTGTACATGTTGGGAAATAAAAACCTTTGCATAAAGAGGTTATTCATGATTCAGATAAATCATGAACACATTTTCCCCCTTTTAGCCGGATCAATCATGTCTGTGATTCTACAGTATTCGAAGGATTTCTTGAGCTTACATCAGACAAGTTTGCATCGCTCTGCCAAGAAAATAACCAACCAACAAGACGTTAATGGGTACAAGactaattagaaattaatttctaaGTATATGTAACTTGATTAGTGTGTGTTCAAGTTCAGTGTGTTGATATACTCATGCAtttgttattaattttgattcatGTCATTAATAGGATTCATATACTGAGTTGATGTGCTTGTAATCCTATAAATGCCTAACAGAAACGAAGTGTTACTAATTGCTTTAACATTATACTTACTAGTTGGACAGAAACTTGGCTGGAGCTGCGAGAGTGGCCAGGACCATTGGTTGGCAATTCCGGACGCATGGCTTCTTCTGCAATCGCTCTCAACCTCTCGAGTTCTGGCAATATGACCGTGCCAAGGTCTGGTCTGTCTTTCCGTCTTAACTCTGCACACTTGAGAGCTAGTCTTGCAAAGCACTTGGCCTCTTCAATTGGCCAATCGAGGACTGCTGGATCTAGCATCTGGGCAAACGTATCCTTATCAAGGGAGCGGTCTACATGGTGAGTCAACCCCATCGGCGGTTTGGATGTTAATATCTGTAGAAACATGACCCCAAGGGAGTATATGTCTGACTTTATGCCCAGCATGCCTGTCTGCTGATATTCTGGATCTATATAGCAAAAAGTCCCGGCGGTGGATGTCATGCGATATTGCGTCACAGTGTCAGCCACCGATGGCGGTACGAGCCTCGCCAACCCAACGTCACTAATCTTGCTCACAAAGTTGCGGTCAAGCAAGATGTTGGCAGGCTTTAGGTCGCGGTGCACCAGTGGCTCTGGTTTTGTTTGGTGTAGGAACATCAATCCAGTTCCTATCTCAGCTGCAATTCGGAACCTCATCTGCCAAGACAGAACTGGAGTGTTTCCTCGTCGAAAGAGACGGTCCTCTAAGCTACCATTGGCCATGTACTCATACACTAAGCATCCATATTCTGGACAGGCTCCCAAGAGAAGGACCATGTTAGGGTGTCTTATGCAACTGAGCACCTCAACCTGCAAAAGGTAGTGATCATAAGTTGAACATATAAACAGGCGCATTCGCCCTTAAAAAACTTTCTAAGAACTACCTGCACCTGCAAGCTGCAGACAACATACCTCTTGTTGAAATTGCGACCTTCCTTGAGCTGCATCTGGACGTAAAACCTTAATTGCCACCGGTGTATGGTCTAGATAACACTTGTATACAGGTCCATAACCTCCCTCCCCAATCTTGCGAGTTGCTGAAAAGAATTCTGTTGCAGCTTCAATCTCCTCTATAGTATACTTTCTGTATCTAACATCTGAATGTGCGAGAGCATCAAGtgccttttttttctcttctgatTCTTTATGTGCTTTCATTTCTGCATTAACTCTTTTTTGTGCTTCAATTTCTGCTATCCTCTGAGCTGCCTCAGCAGCTTCAATGGCTGCTCTGGATTTAGCTTTCTCCTGTTCTGCAATTGCCAATGCAGCCTCCTCAGCTAGTCGTGCCTCTTCTAATCTCCGCTCTTCTTCCATTTTCCATAGCTGCAACTCTCTTGCCTGGAATGCAGTTGTTAGTGTATCATAAATTATTCTGAAGGTGGAATAGAAAGTTAGACTGGTACCTTTTGTTTTGCTGTGAGTGCTTCCTTACAGGCTGTACTATACATTTCCATGGTTTGCTTGAGCTCAAGCTTTAGCCTTCTCATTTCGGCTTCCACGTCATCCATCGACTGTGATGCTGTGGATAGCCTATCACTCTCGTAAGACATTGATAACTCTGTTGGAGAGCCAAAGTCTACTGATTTCCTTCCATACTGCAAGGATTCATAGCTAAGGCCACTGTCCATGTCAGAGACATTGGAAAGGCGGTTGGTGGGGCGACCTACTTCTAGGACATCATAGAAGGCAGGAAACATGCGGTCAACACTTGGTCTGCCAGAGCTGACAAAAGAAATATCAGTATCTGGAACACAGAGCTCTCCATATGATTTGGTATTGCCTTTCCTAGTGAAGGGGGACCTGAAGGACTCAGACTCATCATTGGATCTTCGAGGTTGCTCCAATGGTGGCTTTTCAATAGCTGATCCATTGAGTTCAATGGATTTATAAGCAAGAGATATCAACAGAAACGGCAAGGGAAAAAAATACGAGTATGCAACTAATTAATTACCTTTTTTATTACTACATGGTATCTGGGGAACTGGCTCCACAGGAGCTGGTTTTATACTGCCTTGATTAAGAAGTTGGGTATGAAGAGGAGAGTTAGCAGGAGCAGGGCGAGAGGCAGATCGTGTGGATTGAATCTTCCCTTTGGATATGACGTAAACAGTAGTAAAATCGGGCGCTCCCTTTATAATGCTACCTGGCACGTCTGTGACTTTGAATCTTCTGAGAAGAAACTCTAGCTAGGTAAAGAAAAGGAATTTTCGTGGTGTAATTTTTCTAATGAGAAGGAAAATTATTGAAAAGGGGTGCGTACCTAAGGAAGCCTGATTTGTTGGAAGCACCAATGACTAAAGTCTCAATTGCTGAGTGATTAGCGTATTCAATTAGAGCTCTTGCTATGTCTGATTCTTCGAGCACCACATCTTTGCATTGAATCTGTTTGTCAAAGGAATTGTGTTTAAATTAACcaatttctttctctcttttacaagaaaactgtgaaattaaGACCACGTACATCTTTACGCGTACAAAAGCAGCGGAATGGAAGGAATAGCTCCCTGGTGTGGGGATCTGGATCCTTGCACACCAACGGACACTCTCCACTGGCATCTGCAATTTGGTTCGCCCCTGAAACCAAAAACCCAACAACTTTGAGAAAGACTTTTCatatctgaataaatattaGTGTTTTGAGGGGGACTGCGCATACTCGAGTTAGAAAGGGAGTAACCATGAGAGGACTTGGTTTTGACGTGGATCAGAACAACCGTCGAACCTCGCTGCAGAATGTGGTCGATTGCCCATTTCAGGGCATTTTGGCTGTTTTTATCCTTGTCTATTGCCACAGCCACTAATCCATTTCCATATCCTTCCCTTTTCTCTGTTTGGGTTCTCGCCATCCACATATCTTCAATCTTGCTTTCTGTATATAttgatttccttgtttcttgtttttgtttttaaatataaatagtaagTAAAGACTAAACAGCTTTAGGATCTCTTCTTCCTCTCCCAAGACCAGTGGgacaagagagagagaaagaatccCTGGTTTGCGCACTTCAATTGTCTGTTAAGTTATTTGTTTTTAGTTCATATATTTGGCAACGAAAAGAAGATAGCCTTAATTCTAAATTAGAGGGCCGGAACTCTTTTTTTAACTGTTTTTTGACTTGTTCAAATCACCCAATTCCTTAAATCTCTCCTCACCTCCTTAATTACGGACTAGTGAAATGCAATTACCGAACGCCCATCATTGGCGGGTAACAGGTCAAGGTTCTTTGACCTTGAAATCATTATccattacaatctatttatgaATACTCAGATTATATATACAATGTACATGAAGAATCCTTGCTTGGGAATTTTTGTGTGAGTGTGTCTGGTGGTAATTTCTTTTAATCACGAACTTACTTGATCGAATTTCTACCAAACCAAACAGAGGAGGTTTGTTTATAGAAAAACCTTGTCTATGAAGAAGCCCCCATAGATTCCTGCCaagttctttatttttattttaacttttgctACTCTTGATAAAAGAGCAGTCGGAACCAAACACATTTTCTAAgatttgtaaattttaaaaacttctCGTTACCTTAAAAAAATCTTTTCCTAAACAAAGGTCAGTAAACCCCCTCTGTGATTGGTATCCAACCACGTATTAAATGCCATTGACGTGGACCCGTGATCTTGGCAACCTCCCAATCACCTACTAATCCGCATGCCAGCAGCATAAACATTTCGGTTTCAAAgtgaattaattaaatgaagAAAATAGCTTTGGCCATCTTGGCTGCATGAAGCAacgaatatataaaatattatttgatgaGTTGCAACAACGAAGAAATCGGAAAAGGTCCTTGTCTAGTTCTCTTTATTCCTGACTTGATTGAAAATTTGAAGCTTCTAGTAAAAGGCTTTGAGTGTAGAGGACTCACGGGATAAAGCCAGGTTTTTAGTTTTTACAGCTTGTTCTCGGCTCCTCATATCATTCAAGTTGCAGATGGAGTTGTTCACTAatgttctcttttcttttttctttttcttttttggtaaGGAGTTCACTAGATGTTTCTTTCTCGTCGGAAAAGAAAGAggcattaatttatattttattattaaattaattgctGAAATGGTTAGTCATAAAGTTGTTATTATATATGTAAGAGAACACATAACTAAAAATGGGAACAAATTATCCAAGTAATTACCACCACATTTTTGCACTTAGCATATCATGActttttgatttaattaattttaactgtctCTACTCATTTTTAGTAAACAACTTTGCCTTTAAAAAGTATGTATTAATCAACCGATACCGTTTAGGAATATAAGGTGGTTTCTTCTTCATAGAAAGGCATATTaagtttttggaaaaaaaaaaaagaaaaaagaaaggcaTATTAAGCTAGCTTATACACCCACGCAAAGACGttgcattattattttaaaaaaaaaaaaaggccaaaatgtttttttttttgtgtgtgcgTGTGCGCGCGCGCGTGTATATATACACTCACAGAATCACAGGCTACTTGCCGCTGGCTGCTGTACAAAAGGCCGTCCAACCATGCCCACCTCCACCACTTCTGATGAAACCCATATCGATGTTCAATTCTCCGATCGACGTGTGACGATGGGGTTACCTGATCAAA
The genomic region above belongs to Manihot esculenta cultivar AM560-2 chromosome 3, M.esculenta_v8, whole genome shotgun sequence and contains:
- the LOC110610539 gene encoding U-box domain-containing protein 52 isoform X3 translates to MWMARTHAEKREGSGNGLVAVAVDKDKSSQNALKWAIDHVLQRGQGIILIHVKVKSSSQGSSHHLSTPRLNRISDASAECMLACRDQDPQTRELFLPFRCFCSRKDIQCKDVVLEDTDIAKAIIEYASHAAIETLIVGASNKTGFLRRFKVTDVPGSILKGAPDFSTVYVISKGKIQSTRSASRPAPATSPLHTQLFNQGSTKPAPVEPVPQIPCSERPPLEPPRRSSDESEFFKSPFTRKGYNAKSYGELSVPDTDISFVSSGRPSVDRLFPAFYDAAEVGRTTNRLSNVSDMDSSCSYESMQYGRKSIDFGPPSELSIMSYESDRLSTASQPIDDVEDEMRRLKLELKQTMEMYSTACKEALTAKQKARELQLWKMEEERRLEEARLAEEAALAIVEQEKAKSRAAIEAAEAAQRIAEIEAQKRVNAEKKAHRESAEKSKALDALAHSDVRYRKYTIDEIEAATEFFSGTRKIGEGGYGPVYKCYLDHTPVAIKVLRPDAAQGRSQFQQEVEVLSCIRHPNMVLLLGACPEYGCLVYEYMANGSLEDRLFRRGNTPALSWQMRFRIAAEIGTGLLFLHQAKPEPLVHRDLKPANILLDRNFVSKISDVGLARLVPPKVADNVTQYRMTSTAGTFCYIDPEYQQTGMLCIKSDIYSLGIMFLQILTAKPPMGLSHHVERSLGKDTFAQMVDPAVPDWPIEEAKCFARLALKCAELRRKDRPDLAKVILPELNRLRELAEENMHLELPTHSPGHSTNTSQVSVQLSDAVLSDVSSRNLSNIVESQI
- the LOC110610539 gene encoding U-box domain-containing protein 52 isoform X1, translating into MWMARTHAEKREGSGNGLVAVAVDKDKSSQNALKWAIDHVLQRGQGIILIHVKVKSSSQGSSHHLSTPRLNRISDASAECMLACRDQDPQTRELFLPFRCFCSRKDIQCKDVVLEDTDIAKAIIEYASHAAIETLIVGASNKTGFLRRFKVTDVPGSILKGAPDFSTVYVISKGKIQSTRSASRPAPATSPLHTQLFNQGSTKPAPVEPVPQIPCNRKGSERPPLEPPRRSSDESEFFKSPFTRKGYNAKSYGELSVPDTDISFVSSGRPSVDRLFPAFYDAAEVGRTTNRLSNVSDMDSSCSYESMQYGRKSIDFGPPSELSIMSYESDRLSTASQPIDDVEDEMRRLKLELKQTMEMYSTACKEALTAKQKARELQLWKMEEERRLEEARLAEEAALAIVEQEKAKSRAAIEAAEAAQRIAEIEAQKRVNAEKKAHRESAEKSKALDALAHSDVRYRKYTIDEIEAATEFFSGTRKIGEGGYGPVYKCYLDHTPVAIKVLRPDAAQGRSQFQQEVEVLSCIRHPNMVLLLGACPEYGCLVYEYMANGSLEDRLFRRGNTPALSWQMRFRIAAEIGTGLLFLHQAKPEPLVHRDLKPANILLDRNFVSKISDVGLARLVPPKVADNVTQYRMTSTAGTFCYIDPEYQQTGMLCIKSDIYSLGIMFLQILTAKPPMGLSHHVERSLGKDTFAQMVDPAVPDWPIEEAKCFARLALKCAELRRKDRPDLAKVILPELNRLRELAEENMHLELPTHSPGHSTNTSQVSVQLSDAVLSDVSSRNLSNIVESQI
- the LOC110610539 gene encoding U-box domain-containing protein 52 isoform X2, which gives rise to MWMARTHAEKREGSGNGLVAVAVDKDKSSQNALKWAIDHVLQRGQGIILIHVKVKSSSQGSSHHLSTPRLNRISDASAECMLACRDQDPQTRELFLPFRCFCSRKDIQCKDVVLEDTDIAKAIIEYASHAAIETLIVGASNKTGFLRFKVTDVPGSILKGAPDFSTVYVISKGKIQSTRSASRPAPATSPLHTQLFNQGSTKPAPVEPVPQIPCNRKGSERPPLEPPRRSSDESEFFKSPFTRKGYNAKSYGELSVPDTDISFVSSGRPSVDRLFPAFYDAAEVGRTTNRLSNVSDMDSSCSYESMQYGRKSIDFGPPSELSIMSYESDRLSTASQPIDDVEDEMRRLKLELKQTMEMYSTACKEALTAKQKARELQLWKMEEERRLEEARLAEEAALAIVEQEKAKSRAAIEAAEAAQRIAEIEAQKRVNAEKKAHRESAEKSKALDALAHSDVRYRKYTIDEIEAATEFFSGTRKIGEGGYGPVYKCYLDHTPVAIKVLRPDAAQGRSQFQQEVEVLSCIRHPNMVLLLGACPEYGCLVYEYMANGSLEDRLFRRGNTPALSWQMRFRIAAEIGTGLLFLHQAKPEPLVHRDLKPANILLDRNFVSKISDVGLARLVPPKVADNVTQYRMTSTAGTFCYIDPEYQQTGMLCIKSDIYSLGIMFLQILTAKPPMGLSHHVERSLGKDTFAQMVDPAVPDWPIEEAKCFARLALKCAELRRKDRPDLAKVILPELNRLRELAEENMHLELPTHSPGHSTNTSQVSVQLSDAVLSDVSSRNLSNIVESQI